From a region of the Candidatus Limnocylindrales bacterium genome:
- a CDS encoding right-handed parallel beta-helix repeat-containing protein, translating to MSAGTAGAKHCGDLVDGGRVACDCGDIVVSDTRLQPGDPIVGRRCPLEGLIVAAPLLADSITLDLNGLTLRGERYGAGIRVESGGASGTVIRGAGNGRGHAEIVGFSAGITTPRFGTVARVEGVEVKGARGDGLVLRGRGIVLIDVTSSHNGGDGVRVDGYGGRLVRVQAFANNGNGLSLFAAGVLVDGVAEHNRKHGIVVRAPRATLQSVRARFNKGVGIVAPRAVVGKGGGAAAAVESIVSDGNGRRDVRYTGRAERIP from the coding sequence GTGAGCGCCGGGACGGCTGGCGCCAAGCACTGCGGCGACCTCGTCGACGGCGGCCGCGTTGCCTGTGACTGCGGCGACATCGTCGTCAGCGACACGCGGCTGCAGCCCGGAGACCCGATCGTCGGGCGTAGGTGCCCTCTGGAAGGTCTGATCGTGGCTGCGCCGCTGCTGGCCGATTCGATCACGCTGGATCTCAACGGCCTGACCCTTCGCGGCGAGCGCTACGGCGCAGGCATTCGCGTCGAGTCGGGCGGCGCCAGCGGCACCGTCATCCGCGGCGCCGGAAACGGACGCGGTCACGCCGAGATCGTCGGCTTTTCGGCCGGGATCACCACGCCGCGCTTCGGCACCGTGGCACGTGTCGAAGGCGTCGAGGTCAAGGGCGCGCGCGGCGACGGGCTGGTGCTGCGCGGCCGCGGCATCGTGCTCATCGACGTCACCTCCAGCCACAACGGCGGCGACGGCGTGCGCGTCGACGGCTACGGCGGCCGGCTGGTGCGCGTGCAGGCGTTCGCCAACAACGGCAATGGCCTGAGCCTGTTCGCGGCCGGCGTCCTCGTCGACGGCGTGGCCGAGCACAACCGGAAGCATGGCATCGTCGTGCGGGCACCGCGCGCCACGCTGCAGTCGGTGCGCGCGCGATTCAACAAGGGCGTCGGAATCGTCGCACCGCGGGCCGTCGTCGGCAAAGGCGGCGGGGCGGCCGCCGCCGTCGAGAGCATCGTCAGCGACGGCAACGGGCGCCGCGACGTCCGGTACACCGGCCGCGCGGAGCGCATTCCGTGA
- a CDS encoding cupin domain-containing protein, translated as MLHEWLPELGLDGFRRTYLGRAPYSRASVARRAAHAFDWISLDRYLSTAIDPDILVISRGKLVEEPPPRSLEEMRAMFARGIGIVVRHPQRQCRELAALCDELARDMPGRQRVLIFATPRGVHGFGWHYDAEEVFIVQTAGEKEYYFRYNTIDPDPRFGAQPDFSTIRAETTPLMSCTLWPGDWLYLPRGMWHVAQPLSHSLSISIGVY; from the coding sequence ATGCTGCACGAATGGCTACCCGAGCTCGGGCTGGACGGGTTCCGACGCACCTATCTCGGCCGCGCCCCCTACTCCCGCGCGTCGGTCGCGCGCCGCGCGGCGCACGCGTTCGACTGGATCAGCCTGGATCGCTACCTCTCGACCGCCATCGATCCCGACATCCTGGTGATCTCGCGCGGCAAGCTCGTCGAGGAGCCGCCGCCGCGGTCGCTCGAGGAGATGCGCGCGATGTTCGCGCGCGGCATCGGCATCGTCGTGCGTCACCCCCAGCGGCAATGCCGGGAGCTGGCGGCGCTTTGCGATGAGCTCGCGCGGGACATGCCGGGGCGGCAGCGCGTGCTGATCTTCGCCACGCCCCGCGGCGTGCACGGATTCGGCTGGCACTACGATGCCGAGGAAGTGTTCATCGTGCAGACGGCGGGCGAGAAGGAGTACTACTTCCGCTACAACACCATCGACCCGGATCCGCGCTTCGGAGCGCAGCCGGACTTCTCGACGATCCGGGCCGAGACCACGCCGCTCATGAGCTGCACGCTGTGGCCCGGCGACTGGCTCTATCTGCCGCGCGGCATGTGGCACGTGGCCCAGCCGCTGTCGCATTCCCTGTCGATCTCCATCGGCGTGTACTGA
- a CDS encoding EcsC family protein produces MLSAHDLEDLELAHNLLENPGLAARISAAVGTPLEAGFDLLPQNARELIAQATRQALDRALTFALVTLDDRPRKESTEWVHKLMAATTGAAGGFFGLPALAVELPISTTIMLRSIADVARSEGEHIKTAQTKMACLEVFALGGRRPGDDASESGYFFVRGAMAKAMAEAAEFVAQRGLTQETAPVMVRFLVQIAQRFSIPVTQKVAAQMLPVVGAAGGALLNTLFMDHFQNMARGHFIVRRLERVHGSQIVRRAYDSLPQP; encoded by the coding sequence ATGCTTTCCGCGCACGATCTCGAAGATCTGGAGCTGGCGCACAACCTGCTGGAGAATCCCGGCCTTGCCGCACGCATCAGCGCCGCCGTGGGCACTCCGCTGGAGGCGGGCTTCGACCTGCTGCCGCAGAATGCGCGCGAGCTGATCGCCCAGGCCACGCGCCAGGCACTCGATCGTGCGCTGACGTTCGCCCTCGTCACCCTCGACGACCGCCCGCGCAAGGAATCGACGGAGTGGGTGCACAAGCTGATGGCGGCGACCACCGGTGCGGCGGGCGGATTCTTCGGCCTGCCGGCGCTCGCCGTGGAGCTGCCCATCTCCACCACGATCATGCTGCGCTCGATCGCCGACGTCGCACGCAGCGAGGGCGAGCACATCAAGACCGCGCAGACCAAGATGGCGTGCCTGGAGGTGTTCGCGCTTGGCGGACGCCGTCCCGGAGACGATGCCTCCGAGTCCGGCTACTTCTTCGTACGCGGCGCGATGGCCAAGGCCATGGCCGAAGCGGCCGAGTTCGTCGCGCAGCGCGGGCTGACCCAGGAGACGGCGCCGGTAATGGTGCGCTTTCTCGTGCAGATCGCGCAGCGCTTCAGCATTCCGGTGACGCAGAAAGTGGCGGCGCAGATGCTGCCGGTGGTGGGCGCCGCCGGCGGAGCGCTGCTCAACACGCTGTTCATGGACCATTTCCAGAACATGGCGCGCGGGCACTTCATCGTTCGCCGCCTCGAACGCGTGCACGGCAGTCAGATCGTGCGACGGGCGTACGATTCTCTGCCGCAGCCGTAG
- a CDS encoding ATP-binding protein, translating to MGRLQNLPVKQKLTMVILLTCSAVLLLACAVLAAYELYDFRRAMARDTTVLADVLAKNTQAALAFEDDAFARDMLRALQVEPYVTAAALYDDGGELFAEYVRPGEQLSLPDGPAIDGARFESGHLVLFRPVLLNDKRIGTIYVQAELVGLYERLRLFAGIALLVLIGSVLVAFALSERLQRFITAPILALAATARVIAERKDFAARAPEAEGEHEIAVLTRAFNEMLTGIEERESALRAANEALRGEIGERKAAEDRVQSQLARLELLNQITRAVGERQDLFSIYAVLIRSLEERLPVDFCCVCNYEPGESCIVVAALGNASKEMAAAMGMEEKARIAVDENGLSRCVRGHLVYEPDVSVVGFPFPQRLASGGMRSMVAAPLLVESRVFGILVAARRQTSAFSSGECEFLRQLSEHVALATHQVQLYQALQQAYEDLRQTQQAVMQQERLRALGQMASGIAHDINNAISPVALYTESLLETETNLSPRARDYLKTIEHAIDDVAATVARMREFYRQREPQLSLARVQLNDLVEQVLNLTRARWSDMPLQKGIVINLETELAESLHQVLGVESEIREALINLVFNAVDAMPDGGTLTLRTGEVERDWGAGEGGLQREVFVEIADTGIGMDEDTRRRCLEPFFTTKGERGTGLGLAMVYGFVKRHGANIEIESSVGKGSTIRISFPVPAAGSGTAAGAPAEPRSPGRLRLLIVDDDPLLIKSLGDALETDGHVVTRTGGGQSGIEAFRAALETSEQIDVVITDLGMPYVDGRKVAVAVKEMSPRTPVILLTGWGQRLASEGEVPEQIDLVLSKPPKLRELREALARFTQPSQDEASFPSRAEGGRG from the coding sequence ATGGGTCGGCTGCAGAACCTGCCGGTCAAGCAGAAGCTCACGATGGTCATCCTGCTGACCTGTTCGGCGGTGCTGCTGCTGGCGTGCGCGGTTCTGGCGGCCTACGAGCTCTACGACTTCCGCCGCGCGATGGCCCGCGACACCACCGTACTCGCCGACGTCCTGGCCAAGAACACGCAGGCGGCGCTGGCATTCGAGGACGACGCGTTCGCGCGCGACATGCTGCGCGCCCTGCAGGTGGAGCCGTACGTGACGGCGGCCGCTCTCTACGACGACGGCGGCGAGCTGTTCGCGGAATACGTGCGGCCGGGCGAACAGCTGTCGCTTCCCGACGGTCCGGCCATCGACGGAGCCCGTTTCGAAAGCGGCCATCTCGTGCTGTTCCGCCCGGTGCTGCTCAACGACAAGCGCATCGGCACGATCTACGTGCAGGCCGAGCTGGTCGGCCTCTACGAGCGGCTGCGGCTGTTCGCAGGCATCGCGCTGCTGGTTCTGATCGGCTCGGTGCTCGTGGCGTTCGCGCTGTCGGAGCGGCTGCAGCGCTTCATCACGGCGCCCATCCTTGCGCTGGCCGCCACCGCCCGGGTCATCGCCGAACGCAAGGACTTTGCCGCCCGCGCGCCCGAAGCCGAAGGCGAGCACGAGATCGCGGTGCTGACGCGCGCGTTCAACGAGATGCTCACGGGGATCGAGGAGCGCGAGAGCGCGCTGCGCGCGGCTAACGAGGCGCTGCGAGGCGAGATCGGCGAACGCAAGGCTGCCGAGGACCGGGTGCAGTCGCAGCTGGCCCGGCTCGAACTGCTCAATCAGATCACCCGAGCGGTGGGCGAGCGTCAGGACCTGTTCAGCATCTACGCGGTCCTCATCCGCAGCCTGGAGGAGAGACTGCCGGTCGACTTCTGCTGCGTCTGCAACTACGAGCCCGGCGAAAGCTGCATCGTCGTCGCCGCGCTCGGCAACGCCAGCAAGGAGATGGCCGCGGCCATGGGCATGGAGGAGAAGGCCCGCATCGCCGTGGACGAGAACGGGCTGAGCCGCTGCGTGCGAGGCCACCTGGTGTACGAGCCCGACGTCTCGGTCGTCGGCTTTCCGTTCCCGCAGCGGCTGGCCAGCGGCGGGATGCGCTCGATGGTTGCCGCGCCGCTGCTGGTCGAGAGCCGGGTGTTCGGCATCCTCGTCGCCGCGCGCAGGCAGACCTCGGCGTTCAGCAGCGGCGAATGCGAGTTCCTGCGTCAGCTCAGCGAGCACGTCGCGCTGGCCACGCACCAGGTGCAGCTCTACCAGGCGCTGCAGCAGGCATACGAGGACCTGCGCCAGACCCAGCAGGCGGTGATGCAGCAGGAGCGGCTGCGGGCGCTCGGGCAGATGGCCAGCGGAATCGCGCACGACATCAACAACGCGATCTCGCCGGTGGCTCTGTACACCGAATCGCTGCTGGAAACCGAGACCAACCTCAGCCCGCGCGCACGCGACTACTTGAAGACGATCGAGCACGCCATCGACGACGTCGCGGCGACGGTCGCGCGCATGCGGGAGTTCTACCGGCAGCGCGAGCCGCAGCTCTCCCTTGCGCGCGTCCAGCTCAACGATCTGGTCGAGCAGGTGCTCAACCTGACGCGCGCGCGTTGGAGCGACATGCCGCTGCAGAAGGGCATCGTCATCAACCTCGAGACCGAGCTCGCCGAGTCACTGCACCAGGTGCTGGGCGTGGAGAGCGAGATCCGCGAGGCGCTGATCAACCTCGTGTTCAACGCCGTCGACGCGATGCCCGACGGCGGCACGCTGACGCTGCGCACGGGCGAGGTCGAGCGGGATTGGGGCGCCGGCGAGGGCGGCCTCCAGCGCGAGGTGTTCGTCGAGATAGCCGACACCGGCATCGGCATGGACGAGGACACGCGCCGCCGCTGCCTCGAGCCGTTTTTCACGACCAAAGGCGAGCGCGGCACCGGCCTCGGGCTGGCGATGGTCTACGGTTTCGTCAAGAGGCACGGCGCCAACATCGAGATCGAGAGCAGCGTCGGCAAAGGCTCGACGATCCGGATCAGCTTCCCGGTTCCCGCCGCCGGCAGCGGCACTGCAGCAGGCGCCCCTGCCGAGCCGCGCTCGCCCGGCCGCCTGCGGCTGCTGATCGTCGACGACGATCCGCTTCTCATCAAGTCGCTCGGCGATGCGCTCGAGACCGACGGGCACGTCGTCACCCGCACCGGCGGCGGCCAGTCCGGCATCGAAGCGTTCCGAGCGGCGCTGGAAACCAGCGAGCAGATCGATGTCGTCATCACGGATCTGGGCATGCCGTATGTGGACGGCCGCAAGGTCGCGGTCGCGGTCAAGGAGATGTCGCCGCGCACGCCCGTGATCCTGCTGACGGGCTGGGGCCAGCGGCTCGCCAGTGAAGGCGAAGTGCCCGAGCAGATCGATCTGGTCCTCAGCAAGCCCCCCAAGCTGCGCGAGCTCCGCGAAGCGCTTGCTCGCTTCACGCAGCCTTCTCAAGATGAGGCCTCATTCCCGAGCAGGGCGGAGGGAGGTCGTGGCTGA
- a CDS encoding response regulator — translation MAEAVSARILIVDDEASQRSALCKTLRDYGYDTVGMASAREALALLDKERFDLLLTDLMMPETSGIDLLHEAMKKDEELIGIIMTGQGSIDSAVEAMKIGAFDYILKPFKLSVILPVLSRAMALRRLRLENAVLATKVQERTRALEEANAELEAFAYSVSHDLRAPLRHIHGFIGVLVKKHGEQLPDDARQLVDLVHSGAMRMGQLIEDLLRFSRLSRQPLSRRQVQLSSLVQDILSELRKETEGRSVEIVVGELADCTADTALLKQVFVNLISNALKYTRNTARPVIEIGCSHEAGETIYYVKDNGAGFDMAQADKLFGVFQRLHGENEFEGTGVGLSIVRRIVQRHGGRVWAEGSVGKGATFFLTLPEEATAA, via the coding sequence GTGGCTGAAGCCGTATCGGCGCGCATTCTGATCGTGGACGACGAGGCATCGCAGCGATCGGCGCTGTGCAAGACGCTGCGCGACTACGGCTACGACACCGTCGGCATGGCCTCGGCACGGGAGGCGCTGGCGTTGCTCGACAAGGAGCGCTTCGACCTTCTGCTGACCGACCTCATGATGCCCGAGACGAGCGGCATCGATCTGCTGCACGAGGCGATGAAAAAGGACGAGGAACTGATCGGAATCATCATGACCGGTCAGGGCAGCATCGACAGTGCGGTCGAGGCGATGAAGATCGGCGCCTTCGACTACATCCTCAAGCCGTTCAAGCTCAGCGTGATCCTGCCCGTGCTCTCGCGCGCGATGGCGCTGCGCAGGCTGCGACTGGAGAACGCGGTGCTGGCGACCAAGGTGCAGGAACGCACGCGTGCGCTCGAGGAGGCCAACGCCGAGCTCGAGGCGTTCGCCTACTCCGTCTCGCACGACCTGCGCGCGCCGCTGCGGCACATCCATGGCTTCATCGGCGTGCTGGTCAAGAAGCACGGGGAACAGCTTCCGGACGATGCGCGTCAACTCGTCGACCTCGTCCATTCGGGCGCCATGCGCATGGGACAGCTCATCGAAGACCTGCTGCGCTTCTCGCGGCTGAGCCGGCAGCCCCTGTCGCGCAGGCAGGTCCAGCTGTCGTCGCTCGTGCAGGACATCCTGTCCGAGCTTCGCAAGGAGACCGAAGGCCGCAGCGTCGAGATCGTCGTCGGTGAGCTTGCCGATTGCACTGCCGACACCGCGCTGCTCAAGCAGGTGTTCGTCAATCTCATCTCCAACGCGCTCAAGTACACGCGCAACACCGCCCGCCCCGTCATCGAGATCGGCTGCAGCCACGAGGCCGGCGAGACGATCTATTACGTCAAGGACAACGGCGCCGGCTTCGACATGGCGCAGGCCGACAAGCTCTTCGGCGTCTTCCAGCGGCTGCACGGCGAGAACGAGTTCGAAGGCACCGGCGTCGGCCTGTCGATCGTGCGGCGCATCGTGCAGCGGCACGGCGGCCGGGTGTGGGCCGAAGGCTCGGTCGGAAAGGGAGCCACGTTCTTCCTGACGTTGCCGGAGGAGGCGACGGCGGCGTAG
- a CDS encoding GNAT family N-acetyltransferase, giving the protein MSLQLRPGRPEDASECGRICYEAFATISAEHNFPRDFPDAEVATGMMGMLLANEGYHVVVAESDGRIVGSNGVDERGIIAGIGPITVDPRQQNAGAGRALMQYVLDRERRREAAGVRLVQAAYHNRSLSLYTKLGFDTREPLSCIQGDPPANVTTTCQVRPGADVDIVACAELCLRVHGHERTGEVRDALAMGMLMVVEREGRIGGYTTGVGFLGHTVAETNTELKALIAAAPGYWGPGFLLPTRNSEVLRWCLQHGLRVVQPMTLMSIGLYNEPRGAWLPSIGY; this is encoded by the coding sequence ATGAGCCTGCAACTTCGTCCCGGGCGGCCCGAGGACGCATCGGAATGCGGCCGCATCTGTTACGAGGCTTTCGCCACCATCAGTGCCGAGCACAACTTCCCGCGCGATTTTCCCGACGCCGAGGTCGCAACCGGAATGATGGGCATGCTGCTGGCCAACGAGGGCTATCACGTCGTCGTGGCCGAGAGCGACGGGCGCATCGTCGGCAGCAACGGTGTCGACGAGCGCGGCATCATCGCCGGCATCGGCCCGATCACGGTCGATCCGCGCCAGCAGAATGCCGGCGCGGGGCGCGCGCTGATGCAGTACGTGCTCGATCGCGAGCGGCGCCGGGAGGCGGCCGGCGTGCGCCTGGTGCAGGCGGCCTACCACAACCGCTCACTGTCGCTCTACACCAAGCTCGGCTTCGACACGCGCGAGCCGTTGTCGTGCATCCAGGGCGATCCACCCGCCAACGTCACGACGACCTGCCAGGTGCGTCCGGGTGCGGACGTGGACATCGTTGCATGCGCCGAGCTGTGCCTACGCGTCCATGGCCACGAGCGCACCGGCGAGGTGCGCGATGCGCTCGCCATGGGAATGCTGATGGTCGTCGAGCGCGAAGGCCGCATCGGCGGGTACACCACCGGCGTCGGCTTCCTCGGACACACCGTCGCCGAGACGAACACGGAGCTGAAGGCGCTGATCGCCGCCGCGCCGGGATACTGGGGCCCCGGGTTCCTGCTGCCGACGCGCAACTCCGAGGTGCTGCGGTGGTGTCTGCAGCACGGTCTGCGCGTGGTGCAGCCGATGACGCTGATGAGCATCGGCCTGTACAACGAGCCGCGCGGCGCGTGGCTGCCGTCGATCGGGTACTGA
- a CDS encoding alkyl sulfatase dimerization domain-containing protein, with amino-acid sequence MSQPPRVARRPLCLRLGLLVVLAAAGACDRAPSLPPPPPAGSPQPRIDAELHEHTRLFEKKIYKIGEHVWSAVGYQIANTILVEGPEGVILFDVGGAPSEGREIAAEFAKITSKPVVAVVYSHFHPDHWTAVKSYISESQVRDGTVQVWAHESLVRHVANQGVRIGPILAVRSGYTFGALLPAVDMEGMNSGLGPRPGFDPRTSEGATFIAPTHTVGDRVETKLAGLDVVFVHVPSEAPDEIAMWLPQSRILLSAEVIQGPTFPNVHTLRGTSFRDPVAWFQSIDLLRSLEAEHMVPSHGPPVIGAAEVERVLQVYRDGIQYVHDQTIRHMNAGMTPDELAETVRLPRHLAEVKPWLREYYGTVKHSVRQIYQGYLGWFDGDPVGLNPVERVERSRRYVEMMGGRDKVLAAAREADERGDAQWASELATHLIRIDRGDEDARALKARAFRRLGYDQRNINWRNWYLTAATELEGTLDGVQMARLATSALASRDVVAALPTRTFLEGMTARLKAEDALDAHVTTGFRFIDTQQSYALEVRRGVAQLHEGIPEHADVVLALPRTILERIAIGEIGVVGAVTSGEISLEKGGVVEAGRFFSYFETPEHRAIPLVVR; translated from the coding sequence ATGAGCCAACCGCCGCGCGTCGCTCGACGACCCCTCTGTCTCCGCCTCGGCCTGCTCGTCGTTCTTGCCGCCGCCGGCGCGTGCGATCGTGCACCATCGCTGCCGCCGCCGCCGCCCGCCGGCAGCCCGCAGCCGCGAATCGATGCGGAGCTGCACGAGCATACCAGGCTGTTCGAGAAGAAGATCTACAAGATTGGCGAGCACGTGTGGTCGGCCGTCGGCTACCAGATCGCCAACACGATCCTCGTCGAGGGGCCCGAGGGCGTGATCCTGTTCGACGTCGGCGGGGCGCCGAGCGAGGGGCGCGAGATCGCCGCCGAGTTCGCGAAGATCACGAGCAAGCCGGTGGTGGCGGTGGTGTACTCGCACTTCCATCCCGACCACTGGACGGCGGTGAAGTCCTACATCAGCGAGAGTCAGGTTCGCGACGGCACGGTGCAGGTGTGGGCGCACGAAAGCCTGGTGCGTCACGTCGCCAATCAAGGCGTGCGCATCGGCCCGATCCTGGCCGTGCGTTCCGGCTACACCTTCGGTGCGCTGCTTCCGGCCGTCGACATGGAGGGCATGAACTCGGGGCTGGGACCGCGCCCCGGCTTCGATCCGCGCACCTCGGAGGGGGCGACGTTCATCGCTCCGACGCACACCGTCGGCGACCGGGTCGAGACGAAGCTGGCAGGCCTCGACGTCGTCTTCGTGCACGTTCCGAGCGAGGCGCCGGACGAGATCGCGATGTGGCTGCCGCAGAGCCGCATCCTGCTGTCGGCCGAGGTGATCCAGGGACCGACGTTTCCCAACGTGCACACGCTTCGCGGCACCAGCTTCCGGGATCCGGTGGCGTGGTTTCAGAGCATCGACCTGCTGCGGTCGCTCGAGGCCGAGCACATGGTCCCGTCGCACGGGCCGCCCGTGATCGGCGCGGCCGAGGTCGAGCGCGTGCTGCAGGTGTACCGCGACGGCATACAGTACGTGCACGATCAGACGATCCGCCACATGAACGCAGGAATGACGCCCGACGAGCTGGCCGAGACGGTGCGGCTGCCGCGGCATCTGGCCGAGGTCAAGCCGTGGCTTCGCGAGTACTACGGCACCGTCAAGCATTCGGTGCGGCAGATCTACCAGGGCTATCTCGGCTGGTTCGACGGCGACCCGGTGGGGCTGAATCCCGTCGAGCGCGTGGAGAGGTCGCGGCGTTACGTCGAGATGATGGGCGGGCGCGACAAGGTGCTGGCGGCCGCGCGCGAGGCCGACGAGAGGGGCGACGCGCAGTGGGCGAGCGAGCTGGCGACGCATCTCATTCGCATCGATCGGGGCGACGAGGATGCGCGTGCGCTCAAGGCGCGCGCGTTTCGGCGCCTCGGCTACGACCAGCGAAACATCAACTGGCGAAACTGGTATCTGACGGCGGCCACCGAACTCGAGGGAACGCTCGACGGCGTGCAGATGGCGCGGCTCGCCACCAGCGCGCTGGCTTCGCGCGACGTGGTTGCGGCGCTGCCCACGCGCACATTCCTCGAAGGCATGACGGCGCGCCTGAAGGCCGAAGATGCGCTGGATGCGCACGTCACGACCGGCTTCCGCTTCATCGACACGCAGCAGAGCTACGCGCTGGAGGTGCGGCGCGGGGTCGCTCAGCTTCACGAAGGCATTCCCGAGCATGCCGACGTCGTGCTGGCGCTGCCGCGCACGATCCTGGAGCGGATCGCCATCGGCGAGATCGGCGTGGTCGGTGCGGTGACTTCGGGCGAGATCTCGCTGGAGAAGGGCGGGGTGGTGGAGGCGGGGCGCTTCTTCTCGTACTTCGAGACGCCCGAGCACCGCGCCATTCCGCTGGTCGTGCGGTGA
- a CDS encoding DUF1294 domain-containing protein: MSILTYGFYFADKKRAEREEWRLTETTLHVLEALGGWPGALLAQAGLRHKTRKMEYQMILWAIVAVHVGAWSIWYLRRTLA, encoded by the coding sequence ATGAGCATCCTGACCTACGGCTTCTACTTCGCCGACAAGAAGCGCGCCGAGCGCGAGGAGTGGCGCCTGACCGAAACCACGCTGCACGTGCTCGAAGCCCTCGGCGGCTGGCCCGGAGCGCTCCTGGCGCAGGCCGGACTTCGTCACAAGACGCGCAAGATGGAGTACCAGATGATCCTGTGGGCGATCGTCGCCGTCCATGTCGGCGCGTGGTCGATCTGGTACCTGCGCCGTACTCTCGCCTGA